One window from the genome of Balaenoptera musculus isolate JJ_BM4_2016_0621 chromosome 3, mBalMus1.pri.v3, whole genome shotgun sequence encodes:
- the LOC118893005 gene encoding LOW QUALITY PROTEIN: ubiquitin carboxyl-terminal hydrolase isozyme L3-like (The sequence of the model RefSeq protein was modified relative to this genomic sequence to represent the inferred CDS: inserted 1 base in 1 codon), which produces MEGQRWLPLEANPEVTNQLXQLGLHPNWQFVDVYGMDPELLSMVPRPVCAVLLLFPITEKYEVFRTEEEEKIKSQGQNITSSVYFMRQTISSACGTTGLIHAIANNKDKMHFESGSTLKNFLEESASLSPEERAIYLENYDSIRVTHKTSDHEGQTEAQNIDEKVDLHFIALVHVDGHLYELDGWKPFPINHGETSDETLLRDAIEVFKKFMERDPDERRFNAIALSAA; this is translated from the exons ATGGAGGGTCAGCGCTGGCTGCCGCTGGAGGCCAACCCCGAGGTCACCAACCAGT CTCAATTAGGTCTGCATCCTAACTGGCAGTTTGTTGATGTATATGGAATGGATCCTGAACTCCTTAGCATGGTACCAAGACCTGTGTGTGCAGTGTTGCTTCTCTTCCCTATTACAGAAAAGTATGAAGTATTCAgaacagaagaagaggaaaaaataaaatctcagggACAAAATATTACATCATCAGTATATTTCATGAGGCAAACAATCAGCAGTGCCTGTGGAACAACTGGACTAATCCATGCTATCGCCAACAATAAAGACAAAATGCACTTTGAATCTGGATCAACCTTGAAAAACTTCCTGGAGGAGTCTGCATCACTGAGCCCTGAAGAACGAGCCATATACCTGGAGAATTATGACTCCATTCGAGTTACTCATAAGACCAGTGACCATGAAGGTCAGACTGAGGCacaaaatatagatgaaaaagtaGATCTTCATTTTATTGCATTAGTTCATGTAGATGGGCATCTCTATGAATTAGATGGATGGAAACCATTTCCAATTAACCATGGGGAAACTAGTGATGAAACTTTATTAAGGGATGCCATAGAAGTTTTCAAGAAGTTTATGGAACGTGACCCTGATGAACGGAGATTCAATGCCATTGCTCTTTCTGCAGCATAG